aaatatcattaaataatacaaaaaatgtccATCGCCACACTTTATCCAGTTTGGCGCTTGTTTGAAAATGACTTAAACCATTTAATAACTAATTGATCAACCGTTGACATCGTGAAGCCTTGACAAAGATGTTTGTGACATCAAAATGTTgctctatttaaaaaaacgtgttgTGAATTATCTGATCTCCACCCTAAAGACATAAAAATCAAACAGAAGATTGATGAAATGTTCTCACCGCAGGCACCCTGTCGCGCTGTAGAAGACATCAGGGtggatgttgttgttggtgCTTTTGTCTGACCAGCAGGTGAAAGGTACCACCACATTCTCAGTCAGGGCGGGCAGCGCTGTTGCGATGAGCTCTGCCTTCAGCTCTTCGGCAGAGGACAGGTTCCAGAGCAGGCCTTCAAATGGCAAGAACGGCGGAGTTTACAACAAAACTGCATGTGCATCATGTTGCTgtcctttatttcttttaaacatattgtttttcttgaagTAGATGGTCAAAAAAACGTTGTCAAAAGAAATGTATGATATAGAGATTTCAACTTCAGTGTGGCACTGCACAAATATTCCAACTTAACATGTATATGGTACAATAAGGAGGAAGATCAATTGTTTTTTCATAGCCTTTATATATGTGGTTTAATAAGCCTTAAATGACACTAGCTGTGTTAAACTTGTattataatcatttttattactTGAATTGTGTCCTCCTTATCTACTGAATCAGTGCAGAGATTGTATCCATAATTGAAAATGAAGAACAgggtatttataaaaaatatatattatatttttttaactttttaatttaattttacacatttctatatatattttttttaattaaaaggcaCAGGATGCATTATTATATCTTGAGTTCCTATCCCAATAAAAAAGTCCTACCAGTTATTTGTTTCTGGGTCTCAGTAGAATCTGACTCCTTCAGTAGCTGCAGGGACTTAGCGATACCGCCACAGTGCTGAACCTCCAGCTTGTTGGCCTGGTCTTTAAACACCAGGTTCCTCAGAGCGCCAGCAGAAGCCTGGCTCACCCCAGGGTTGGCGCTCCGCAGCAGCGTCACAAGAGCCGGAATACCTCCTAGTTTGGAAACCTGGGGACacaaaaatgatacaaaaagaTGTTAACAGAGAATAAGCACCAATCGCATTACCATTATGAACCGTCACTCCACAGATGTCATGTGAGAATATACAACTTCCATGTGTGCAAACATGCAGGGTGTGTCAGTGACCTCCTGTTTGCTGGCCTCCTCTTTGTAGGTGGTGTGTTGAATGAAACTGGCTCCAAGTTGCTGGTAATTCTCATCGGAGTGAGAGAGGAACTCTACAGCCTGCCTCAGGGTCATATCTGACATGTTCGCGGAGCTGTTCACCCTGCAGGAATAGTCATATAGTTGGAAATTAGAAAATAAGCCGATTGCTCTTTTGTCAATTGAAACATGGGCAAATTTCGCAACACAATTTTTATACTAAATTACTCTTAGCTGCTAACAAAAGAACAAAGGAAAAGGCTGCAGCCAAATCGACCAACAAAGGATGAATGGGCTGCAATAATTAAGGAAATCAACTTTATTGAGAAACTGACCTGCAATATACTGCATGTATGTGCTGATATGATGTAAACAATTCTATTTACCCCACTAACCTATACAAGAAAAGTATTGTCTGAAATTATCAAAGCAAGCCTGGTGAACTCACGCTGATATCTGCTCGGTGTTGAACATTTTGATGGTGCCCATCCTGCCGTCAGTCACAGAGTGCATGGAGGGCGGCTTGCCGATGCGTGTCTGGCTGTTGGTCATCTGTTGGTTACTGGTCGTAGAATAGACGCTATGTCTATTGACTCGATTCTGGATGGTGTTGTTCTGGACCACCTGTCCTTTGGTTCTCTACGAAAAGAGCGATTTACAATGCTCATACAGAATGGTATTGTGGAGTATTTTAAGTTTTTATGATATTTGTTTGAAGTATGTATTCCCTtaagaaaacaagacaatgtTGATTAAGCATCTCTACAGTACgaaataaaaatgactgattACCATAACGGTTCCGCCTGCAGGAACAGCAACAAATTGATGAGCCAAGGCCGGGTCACTGCGAGCGGTTCTCAGCCCATTTGAAGTCTGGCACTGGTTGGCAAAGTTGTTCTGTTCCCATACACCTGAGCTTAGGTAATGTGCTCCTTTGGAGGCTTTAGCAGATAGAGTGCGACTCCTCTGAGTATGTCcctagaaaaagaaaaaaaaggaaatgtaagtCTCAGTGGCTTTTTCGTATTAAAATTACGTACTCTACTATACTATACACCAGGGGCatccaaactacggcccaggggccaaatgcggcccgcaggccattttgaatcggccctcagctaattctaaaagtataatggaatatggcccacaagttaaacttttgcttgtcttatattgtacttctcaaatatatatgttaaaatatattaatgagtccaaatttcaaataaattcagtcatttagaatttaaaccattttctaacaaatcttagttgataataaaaaaaaaccaatcacttatttctataacaagcttgaaattgaacgttcatatttactcttattatcagcaatctgaggcttctgttttaaggaatgagctgccaacaataTAAATGAAACCTCAAAAAGAGATGGggtgtaggctgttttttttatcacagcaTTTTtaagtatcgcgcattattcacctacatttgatttgctttgctaacttataacttaacttatgaggtaATATTCACCTCTGTAAGTgacccagctctccgtatatttttctgtatgtggccctcagtgaaaaaagtttggacacccctgctataCATGGATGGCAGTAACAATTATCTGCTTACTGTATCCCCttaatgtttttctgtagtAACAATctgtttcacaaaaaaagaagagattAGACCCCTTTCTAAGAAATCCCCTGTAAACCAAGACAGAGGAATTTGACCTGACACAAAGCCTGcacacattttctcttcctcGGTTCATGCTGAAGGCAACAGAGTGCACCGACAAACGAACAAACCAGAGAAACATAATATCCGTCATTGGAGACTAACTCAGGCAGTTGTGTTAAAAGACTGCTGGCACATTGGAGCAGTTTCTCACAGAGaatctttgtgtgtgcagtgtcAGACACAGCACATCATTAAACACGGTAATCAGACATAATTATGCCTGGTTTATGTATCATTTTATATTGACTTTGTTtgcactagtgtgtgtgtgcttttgcgTGTTAAGGTGTGTGTACAAAGCAGGCTTTCAAGTTTTGCCACAAATACGAGTGAAACTTGGCTCAGGAAGAGCAAAATGACAGAACACGTCTAGCTAATTCTTTCAAATTAAACTTTCTCTCAACTAAGCCTTGGTCTTCTACTGgcttattttaaaagaaaggtaCAATTAAATCCAAAATCTGCCAGAGAGGAAAATTCCCATGCATCTTTGTACCCACTAAACGTTAGTAAGGAAAGGAGTATGCACCCATGAGCACCAAAATCTCATAAATATCCTAGCTGACAAACTCACAACACGTTTTCTGCAGCTGACATGTATGCGTCTTAAATTGAATTATGGCATTTATTAAGAAGGTATATTTGCTAATGGGGaagcaggtaacacacacatacaatgtaaatatatacaaacacacactgaagactGTATGTACCGACTCTGTTTCCCGTTTTACATTGGACTAGTTGCTTAGTTACTATAGCCGGCCTTGCTACTAAGCAAGCTAAAAGCATGATGTCTGAGTGATGTGTCAACAACATCTTTGATAAGCACTGGCAGCGTGTTTACTCTCAGGGCTGCATGCTCCCTTCATTTGGCTACAGCCCGACTGAGCTGCCGGGCCTTTCTCTTAACAGAGGCCAGACTGGAGAGATGGATGCAAATACAGCAGAGCAAATACAAGCAGCAGAGAAACAACAGCAGGAGCCATATTATTTTCTATAATGAATATCTGTTTTGACTTTTGTTTAGCTTTTCAAGGGGCATAAATGTGCTAACCTATCAGTCAGATTTCAGATTCTGATGCCTGGCTAAATGCTGTGAATGAAATATGAATTGTCTCCCAGCAGAAGCTTTCACAGCTGACTCATGACAATCAATAACATCGGTCAACAATCAAACATTTTCTTGAATCAAGCAAGATTATGTTCAACTTTGTCAAGAGACATCTAGTGATCTGACATCATTTCTGAGCAGGATTATCACAGAGTTAGGGTGATAAGTTATTCTACATATATTTAACTATATAAGAGTGGAGGAAGTTGGGCAGTTGCTGTTTGGTTTGTGATCATGCAGTTCTATTTGTTCTTtaactttttaaacaaatattcatattgttaaagcattcatttaaaacagatgCCTCAACCTCACAACAAGCGTAACAGAAATGAATCACAAAGTACCAGAAAATAATCTTAGGAACTAATAACGACCCAACATGAACACCTCACCACACTCCCTAGACATGCCTCAAGCCACTGTCAGTACATCAGGCcagcacacgcgcacacacacacacacacacacacacacacacacacacacacacacacacacacacacacacacacacacacacacacacacacacacacacacacacacacacccacacacacacacacacacacagtttgaacTGTATAATTTGGAGTCCAGTATCAGTAAAACTCCAAAACAATATTTGTCAACGATTATGTTTCTATGGATTTAACAAACATGTTATAACATGTTCATTTTTTCGCTTTGGAGGTGCAGGCAGGTTGCTTTTGGTGAAAGAGTAAGGCTAGctcttattttcagtttttgttgtaAGCAAACCACTTATTATTccttaaatgcaataaatagtTTGTTTCATATCATTGTTTTCaaagctatgctaacatcaaGTAGTCATTTAGttattagtttaatttaagaagccTACTCTGCATTTCCACCAACAGCACCCTTTTTTATTATGGGAAAAAAGTGAAGGCAGATCAAACGTAATCAATATCTATTAACTATGACGGGTTACTGCAAGCGTGTTTCATTACATCCCCataacattttgggaaacaaatggtaaatagaataaaacagtAATGCACTGTTTAATATCTTTGACAACAGTAGTTACAACTACCATGTCGGTCCTTTAATGTTAGGTCTGGGCACTGACTTTTGGTAAACCTCAAGGCTGTTACATGAGAGAAACACTTACCACTTTGCTGCTGTAGCCTCCTGACTGAGTGGAGTTGGAGCGGCTGAACAAGCCGTTTAGTTTGGTCGGAGAAAACTTGAAGGTTCCAAACTCATATGTTGACTGCGACTGCGGTAGTGGGCCTGTTAACGGAAGAGACATATGAAAACTGAAATCAACAACGGAGACAGCATGGTGGAAAACTCACAACACCATGCAGTTAAACTCAAACACAGTCCTTTACTTAGTTGATCCCATGGAGTAAAATCTCTAAATGACATACAAACCCACACTTAAATGTATGAAAGCTTTACATTAGAACCCACTGCACTAAAAAAGATGCACCAAATGAGCCTATCAAGAGTCTATTAAAAAAGAACTCATCGCTTTTAAAGTCACAGAGAGGACCATCCTCCTTAACAGATAAAGTAGGAAAACactaaacatctcaaaatagatgGATTTCTTCAACATGGAGACACTTCACTGCATCCATATACCATCAAACACATCAGTATCATGAAGCTCAAGAGCAAATCCTCAAATGCAGTACTTTACTCGTTTAACACAACACTTACATTCTTTTCTTAATTTCTTATATTGCTGTTCTTTTTTAACTCAGTCATTACTATtaatgaattgtgtttttattattcatttgaattattaaatatttgtttaaaaaaggtttttgtaTAACCTCTGATTTAATACTGAAGGCTGAAATGGATAACAATTAGAATTTGATTGTAAATGATATCATTAGCGTGTTAAGTGTTTTACCAATggctctgtattttttttcagttcattttacACAACAAATCTTTTCACAATCGATTATATGCATGACTGGCAATCTTCAgtcagacacagacagacatgtcATAATGTCAGCTTGTGTTTGTGAGTAAACCTAATCCAGCCTTTATGCGCCTTAGCCTGTCTGTCTCATTGGATGATTCATGAAGACGTAACTCTCCCACAAGGCTGTGTCTTCATCACACCATTTCAGGATTATGATTGTCAAAACAACGCCATATTAATCACCGTGATCATACATGAGGTCTATGCAGGgaacaaaacatgaatgaagACCTGTCCTACATTTTAGAAAGTCTTTAAAAGGTCAGTTACTGAAAAAATACGTATGGGATGAGTTTAGTACTTTATAGCATTGCTGATATTTTAAGTGTTCTGAGTTTCACATAGGGATACAGAGACACCAATACCAATACTCAATTTGGTTTCAATGAGGTGCAATTTCTTTCAATTAAATTCTATGTTAATACTTTAttgttaatgttaatgttagAACATTatatacaattttttttttcatcccaaAAAATTACACTTGAATGATATTACCCTTCACGTTTCTTTTGTAGGATTTAGAATACCATTAATAAAGAACTATTCAGTTAAGCTATATCTATTTtcttatttgttatattttgtctTACAAAAGTTATTAAAGCAACGATTAAGTGAAGCATGATTTGTCCTTACACTGCCAAGTGATCCAAGATGCTCAGTTGCACACTGAGGGAGACATGGCCAAATCATATGTCCAGTTTAGTCACTGGAGTTGAACatagaaactaaataaataaatactctCGTTGCTGTGGGTCTTTTCTGGAAGGTCTGCTTGGTGTTTTGTTGCAGCACTTTCTCACAAATCCAATCACCTCAATTTCTTATTGAATTTCCGCTTGTGGAATTACTGAGGTGTGCGTTTTCCTTCTCATGAGTATTATGTCGGGGCTGCACCACAAATATCTAATAATGTCTTGGCTGCAAACAGGAAAATCCCCAGCGCAGAGGGTCCAACTGTCTAATctggaaaaaactgaaactttacTAGCTATATGTGAGTCATTAGCACTACTTAGCTTATTCTATTAACAAGTACGTTGCAATATTAACAGAGCAGCCTCAGGTGTATGTGCAACATTAACCTTGTGATTGTTTTCCTTAATATAGTTTGAATAGCattctgttgtgtgttatgtAGAAACTTGCACACAGCAAAAATATTTCTTGTCAGATCTTGATGTTACTTTAAGCTCTCTTTTTAGCCAACTTCATAACACCTAAATGATGCCTGTAACAGGACAGAATGACAAACAAAAACCTGAAGGAACAAACACATATGGAGTTAATATTgctattctctctctctctctctctctctctctctctctctctctctctctctctctctctctctctctctctcgatgtTGGTGGCCAAATACCGGGGTTGTTTTGAAAGactaaaatataatttcatACACATTCCTGTGTTTTGGCTGTGTGTAAACCCCATGGGCTGCATAACTAACAGAAACCTCTGTGGCACACTCCCGCTCATGGAGGATTAGTGTGTGACTCTTCCCAGAGTTTACACTaacaaaaaacgttttgtttAATAGCAACCAACCAAGGATCATATTTCAGACGGTGAACCTAGAGTCTATCATGGCCTTAGCAACACATCTCCGATACATATACTGTCACTTTAGAGGAGGAACCCCCTCAACATGTTCAACACAACTCACCTGCCTGTTTCTTTCGCAGTTAACTAACTTTAGATTACTATTTAACTGGAGGCAGCAGGAGTGTTTACCACCTACAAAGAACACCATGAGTGGTCTGTTTTCCTCACAAAGTTGATCACAGTGCTGGAAAATAACACGTTCAATCTGTCTGCAGGATGTCACTGAAGGGAAAGTTGTGTGACGCATTTACACCAACAACCATTTAATTTGAGCAAACAAATGATATGCATGCATCGGTTAAGGATGCCTTAACAAATCTCACTGTCGAAATAAAGAGGTTATAACATGTAGAATGAGGGAGTAATCTTAATGTTGATGTAGCctataaagtattttttccATACTTATAGCTGTGGGCGATACTGTGCCGTTCTTCCCAGATTTTGACTTGCTCCTCTTGATGGTGTGCACTTGATCCAGCACGCGCTGCTGTCCGGAGCGCAGCCTGTTGTCGGACGGCACCGCGAGCGACGTGTCCTCCACGCCCCTGATAGTCATAGCTGAACGCAGCGGTTCCGGAACCATCATTTTCCCAGGTCGGTGCCCTTCTCAAGGACGGTTCGGTTGACAATCAGTTTCCAAATAAAGTGCAGACCCGAATAAAAAACGCAGCTCGACTCAGCCTAGAGCAGAGCAGCTGACAGGGCCAAGTCTGGAGGTTGGCAAAAATGTTTAGAGAGCAACCCAGCGACGGTGGACTCCACCCTCTGGGCCGCACCCTGTGGAGGTGGAGCGGAGGGAGTTCACTAGGGGGAGCGAGTGCAATATCTGCACACCTGAGTTGATTGTCATAAACAGCCggtttttgattttttttttgtttctgttaaagATTAAAGTAATGGTGGTGGAATGACACCCTATAAACCATACgataaaatatatagattttagATTGACAAACTTGAATAAACAGTATCATGAGctcataaaatatgaaaaagtgCTACACCTTGACCAACTACTCAGGTACAATTTGAGTTTTATATTAATGCATcagtaatgaaaataatatggTAGTATCTGACGCCTCACATAGAATAAATCACAGGATTCATTATTAGGAATAATAGGCCTATGCTGTATAACACTTTAACTCTAAAGGGTTTACAAGTTGTTGgggtttattaaaaacacatattacCATACAAATATATTATCATAATCATAGCTTCTTGTTCCATTTTACAACGGTACATCTAATACCTTCGCTGACTTCTACGGTAACATCTGAATAAAATTAGTTCAATGTTATGTTCAAGCAGGGCATGGCAAactacattatatatatatattaaatccaTTCATTACTGAACTATAACTTTCCATTTTCTCATGTTTAGTGATGTTGATTCTATCCATTGCTCCTTCAGTCGGTTGTAACTCCATACGTCAGCTGGCATATGGTTTTtggattaaaaaatgttttaattaaaaggcAAAGACAGAAAAGATGAACCATATCATCAAGATTTTAACTTTACTAAAATGGATAGTTCATTACCCCAACATTTATTAAGTGTTGGGGCCTTTGTGTCAtgtctcgctctctctctctctctctcccacacttcTATTATGTCCTTTTTAATCATCTTTACAAAGTAAATTAATCAACCTGTGTAATGTAGACTCCTGTTTTTTCCATAGACAGCTGCTGGGCTAAACTCCAGATgcacttcttttttattttatgcaaatTCTCAATGACAAATGTGAGGTCAGGGCAGGAGCCAAAATATCTCAGCTTGAGAAAATAGCAGAGCCAGttagaagagagaaaataaaagaataggAGACACATCAAGCACATGCTTTCTGCTTAACCGGAATGTTTTGGCTACGTTTCTGCAGGTTACACTTTCCCACCACACCCTTCTCCCTAAACCTGCAATGTGCGTAATACATCTTTGAAGTGTGTTTATGACCAGGGAAAACCACTCGGTTCATACAAAGTATATATCCCTACCATAAACTTTATCTGAGAGAGGGACGAACATGAGTCAAACATTAGTTTTATGGTCTGATAGTGTGAAATTCCTTAGAGCAGGTCAGATTATCGGATCATGACATCGCAGTAAAGTTAAactgaccaaaataacaatgCTCATGTAGTTTTTAAGCCAGATGTATTCGATTTTAAAGTAACTTAGTAACTAAACCACTAGCAGTGCTCCTTAATAGCTCAATCATTTACTGATCTAAATTGAAATACAACACGAGCAACGTGTGAAATATCTCAGCTATATGCTAGTACCTCTGCAATGTTGGCAGGCTTATGTGACCAGCAAGTACCACACCCTGCCTAAGGGCTTGTTGTGtttggtgtggtgtgtgtgtgtgtgtgtgtgtgtgtgtgtgtgtgtgtgtgtgtgtgtgtgtgtgtgtgtgtgtgtgtgtgtatgtgtgtgtgtgtgtg
The Eleginops maclovinus isolate JMC-PN-2008 ecotype Puerto Natales chromosome 1, JC_Emac_rtc_rv5, whole genome shotgun sequence genome window above contains:
- the LOC134867231 gene encoding plakophilin-1, which gives rise to MMVPEPLRSAMTIRGVEDTSLAVPSDNRLRSGQQRVLDQVHTIKRSKSKSGKNGTVSPTAISPLPQSQSTYEFGTFKFSPTKLNGLFSRSNSTQSGGYSSKVGHTQRSRTLSAKASKGAHYLSSGVWEQNNFANQCQTSNGLRTARSDPALAHQFVAVPAGGTVMRTKGQVVQNNTIQNRVNRHSVYSTTSNQQMTNSQTRIGKPPSMHSVTDGRMGTIKMFNTEQISAVNSSANMSDMTLRQAVEFLSHSDENYQQLGASFIQHTTYKEEASKQEVSKLGGIPALVTLLRSANPGVSQASAGALRNLVFKDQANKLEVQHCGGIAKSLQLLKESDSTETQKQITGLLWNLSSAEELKAELIATALPALTENVVVPFTCWSDKSTNNNIHPDVFYSATGCLRNLSSGKKKERVAMRDCSGLIDSLMSYMQSCVAEDNPDDKSVENCACILHNLTYRLEDESPGCYSKFQPVEKKSSTVGCFSPKSSKAQKEFSLDAVRGMPEESTPSGVNWLCHSKAMQTYMSLLGSSKKDSTLEACCGALQNLTSSQGFGSSAMSQLMVQKMGALINIPPLLKSSNPSVQKTALSLLGNMSRTSSLQSSMAKQILPEITSLLSSSPKVMGNSDETIVSACNTARNLMFANTEMSKSVVDNSLVLSMCELSKNGSFPKGSKAASLFLYSLWNDKNLQGIVKKMGFDKSLFVNDYTTSLYNMMQQ